The Roseomonas haemaphysalidis genome segment GCCCCCCGACCTCAGCCCGCATGCGCGGGACTGGTTGAAGGAAAACCTGACCGCCGGCGTCGCCAGCGCCGGGCGCTTCGCCCTCGCTGCCGAGTCGGCCGAAGACCTGAGTGACCTCGCGGTGACGCGCATGGATGGCACCGTGCGCATCGATGGCGCCACCGTGCACTGGCTGCGCCCGGTGCCGCCGGTCGAGAACGTGTCCGGTTCTGTCCGGCTCGGACTGAAGGAGATCGTGATCCGCGCGGAGGGCGGGCGGCAGTCCGGCTCGGCGCTGACGGTGTCCGACACCCAGGTGCGGCTCTACGATCTCGATACCAGCGCCGAGAAGATGCAGATCCAGGGCCGCATCCGTGGCCCGGTGGCGGACACGGTGGCACTGTTGCGCCACCCGCGTCTGCGGCTGTTCGAGAAGCGCCCGCTGGAGTTGAACAAGCCCGGCGGACAGATCGACGCCACCTTGCAGATGGGCTTTCCGTTGCTGGTAGACCTGCCGGACGATGCCATCCGCGTCGATGTCCGCGCCAAGCTCTCGGCCTTGCAGTTGGCCGACGTCGTCGCGGGGCAGGACCTGGACCGCGGGACCGCTGATCTGACCGTGGACAACAGCCGCCTGCGGGCCACCGGCAATGCCCGCATCGGCGGCATCCAGGCGGCGCTGGCCGTGGAGATGGGCTTCCGCCCCGGGCCGCCGGGGCAGACGGTCGAGCGCATCCAGGCCAATGCCCGCACCGACATGGCCGCGTTGAAGCGGTTCGGGCTGGACCTTGAGGGTCTGGCCGATGGACCGGTGACGGTCGAGGCGGTGATGGAAAAGCCGCGCGTGGGGGACACCCGCGTCACCCTCCGGGGCGACCTGCGCGACACCCGCCTGAGCTTGTCTCCCCTGGCCTGGGCAAAGCCACCCGGCCAGCCCGGCACCGCGCGGGCACAACTGCGCATCGGTGGCGAAGCCCTCAAGGGGCTGGAAGGGCTGGTGGTCGAGGCACCGCAGCTTTCGCTGCGCGGCAGCGGGACGTTCGTGGGCAGCGACCGGCTGGAACAGCTGACCATCGCCGACGCGGCCATCGGGCGCACCCGGTTGTCCGGCGACGTGCGGCCGCCGGCACGCGATGGCGCCGCATGGACTTTGCGCCTGCGCGGCCCCGTGCTGGACCTGCAACCCGCGCTGGAAGCCGACGACAAGACCAATCGCGCCGAGCCGCCATCCGACCTGCCGCCGGCGGCCGACATCGTCGTTTATGGGGCATTCGATCGAGTGCTGCTGGGCGGGCAACGGTTCCTGACGGGGCTGCAGGGGCAGATCCGTGCCGATGGCGGTGGCGTGCTTCGCCAGGGCCGGGTGTCCGCCCGGGTGGCCGGCACCGCGCCCTTCGACGTCATGGTGACACCGCGCGGCGCCGGGCGGGACTTGCGATTGACGTCGGACGATGCCGGCGCGCTGCTGGCGGCCTTTGACGTGCTGGACCAGCTGCGTGGCGGCAAGCTGCTGGTCAACGGCCACTGGGCCAACAACCGTGCCGATTCCATCCTGTCCGGCACCGCTGAGCTGGACGGCTTCCAGGTGCTGGAAGGCCAGGCGATCGGCAAACTGCTGCAGGCGCTGACCGTGTATGGGGTGTTCGAGGCCGTGCAGGGCCCCGGTCTGGCCTTCAGCCGCTTGGTCGCGCCCTTTTCCCTGTCCCCGACCGCATTGACGGTGCGGGAAGCGCAGGCCTTCTCGGCCTCGCTGGGACTGACGGCGAACGGCACTCTGAACCGCAGCAACCGGACTTTGGATTTCGAGGGCACCATCGTGCCCGCCTATGTGCTGAACAGCCTGCTCGGCCGCCTGCCCCTGATCGGCCGGCTGTTCAGCGCCGAAAAGGGCGGCGGATTGTTTGCCGCCCGCTACGGCGTCACCGGACCGGTCGACAACCCGCACATCGCGGTCAATCCGCTGTCGATGCTCACGCCGGGCTTTCTGCGCGGCCTGTTCGGCAGCGGCCAGCCCGCGGCGCCCTGAAGCGCCACGGGCGCCGCTTCAGCCGGCCGGCCGGACCAGCACGTGCCGCTTGCGGCCCGCCGATAGCTTGGCCGCGCCGTCCCGCAGATCCGCTTCTGTCACGGCATGCGCCTCGTCCGACACGGCGGCGTCGTTCAGCCGCAGGCCGTTCTGCCGGATCAGCCGGCGTGCCTCGCCCTTGCTGGCGGCGAAGCCGGCCTGCACCGCGAGGTCGATCACCGCCGCCGGCAGCACGGCCTCGATGCCCGGCAGGCTTTCCGCAGCCTGGCCTTCCTCGAAGGCCCGGCGAGCGGTTTCCGCCGCCTGGGTGGCATTGTCGCGGCCGTGCAGCAGCGCCGTGGCCTCGGTCGCCAGCACCTTCTTGGCTTCGTTGATCTCGGCGCCGCCCAGCGCGGCCAGCCGGCGGACCTCGTCCATCGGCAGCTCCGTGAACAGGCCCAGAAAGCGGCCGACGTCGGCGTCCTCGGTGTTGCGCCAGAACTGCCAGTAGTCGTAGGGCGACAGCCGCTCGGCGTTCAGCCACACCGCGCCGGAGGCCGTCTTGCCCATCTTGGTGCCGGAGGCGGTGGTCAGCAGCGGCGTGGTGACGCCGAACACTTCCGCCGCATCGGCGCGGCGGTTCAGCTCGACGCCCATGATGATGTTGCCCCACTGGTCCGACCCGCCCATCTGCAGGCCAACGCCGTGGCGGCGCTGCAGCTCCAGGAAGTCATAGGACTGCAGCAGCATGTAGTTGAATTCCAGGAACGACAGCGACTGCTCGCGCTCCAGGCGGATGCGCACGCTGTCCAGCGTCAGCATGCGGTTGACGCTGAAGTGGCGGCCGACATCACGCAGGAACGGGATGTATTCCAGCCGATCCAGCCATGCGGCGTTGTCCAGC includes the following:
- a CDS encoding DUF3971 domain-containing protein; the protein is MPGLSGQVLRVAGRACSIVLRLAMALLLIAGLGVAALSWRLAEGPMHVPMLNRAVSGLIARAGLEQNVEIADIVLNWGGFRHGTAAPLGIRVSGLKVRDEAGAVRHQLPDIAVSLSLPQLLTGTVAPTEVTLRDPDIVLERDQDGDVSLAMGRHSGAEEAQGGSGELLGQLLGKDDENGLFSALRSVVITGGRVAILDRQLHLTWQLRDVGIALRRTARDGVEGEGEAQLVLPGPGATVPVRISARASGQGPRVEGTLSMPALEPARLAGLMPALAPLGLIDTSVSLDIQGALDGTSRTPPQLRVALKAGAGSVTFQPGRRIGFAGLELLATGAPDMLTLEKLSLSLPPLPAGPGGRPTASPVISATGQASLRGGRWRGEAALSLNRLDLNNLTTYWPPDLSPHARDWLKENLTAGVASAGRFALAAESAEDLSDLAVTRMDGTVRIDGATVHWLRPVPPVENVSGSVRLGLKEIVIRAEGGRQSGSALTVSDTQVRLYDLDTSAEKMQIQGRIRGPVADTVALLRHPRLRLFEKRPLELNKPGGQIDATLQMGFPLLVDLPDDAIRVDVRAKLSALQLADVVAGQDLDRGTADLTVDNSRLRATGNARIGGIQAALAVEMGFRPGPPGQTVERIQANARTDMAALKRFGLDLEGLADGPVTVEAVMEKPRVGDTRVTLRGDLRDTRLSLSPLAWAKPPGQPGTARAQLRIGGEALKGLEGLVVEAPQLSLRGSGTFVGSDRLEQLTIADAAIGRTRLSGDVRPPARDGAAWTLRLRGPVLDLQPALEADDKTNRAEPPSDLPPAADIVVYGAFDRVLLGGQRFLTGLQGQIRADGGGVLRQGRVSARVAGTAPFDVMVTPRGAGRDLRLTSDDAGALLAAFDVLDQLRGGKLLVNGHWANNRADSILSGTAELDGFQVLEGQAIGKLLQALTVYGVFEAVQGPGLAFSRLVAPFSLSPTALTVREAQAFSASLGLTANGTLNRSNRTLDFEGTIVPAYVLNSLLGRLPLIGRLFSAEKGGGLFAARYGVTGPVDNPHIAVNPLSMLTPGFLRGLFGSGQPAAP
- the tyrS gene encoding tyrosine--tRNA ligase — its product is MDDFLQTVRQRGFIHQVTDEAALTARLKQGPLPGYIGFDCTADSLHVGSLMQIMLLRWMQKTGHKPVVLMGGGTTRIGDPSFRDDARPLLTDERIEENKAGIRKVFTPFLKFGDGATDAVMLDNAAWLDRLEYIPFLRDVGRHFSVNRMLTLDSVRIRLEREQSLSFLEFNYMLLQSYDFLELQRRHGVGLQMGGSDQWGNIIMGVELNRRADAAEVFGVTTPLLTTASGTKMGKTASGAVWLNAERLSPYDYWQFWRNTEDADVGRFLGLFTELPMDEVRRLAALGGAEINEAKKVLATEATALLHGRDNATQAAETARRAFEEGQAAESLPGIEAVLPAAVIDLAVQAGFAASKGEARRLIRQNGLRLNDAAVSDEAHAVTEADLRDGAAKLSAGRKRHVLVRPAG